From the genome of Terriglobales bacterium, one region includes:
- a CDS encoding anti-sigma regulatory factor, translating to MIIRQTVRAHASQLGFSLVDQTKIVTAASELARNTVDYGGGGIISIEVLNEGTRRGLRLSFEDQGPGIPDIQLALKDGYTTGSGLGLGLSGAKRLMSEFHISSKVGEGTKVVITRWK from the coding sequence TTGATCATCCGGCAAACGGTGCGCGCGCACGCATCGCAACTGGGATTCAGCCTGGTGGACCAGACGAAGATTGTGACGGCCGCGAGCGAACTGGCGCGCAACACGGTCGATTACGGCGGCGGCGGAATTATCAGCATCGAAGTGTTAAACGAGGGCACCCGACGAGGCCTACGCCTAAGCTTTGAAGATCAGGGCCCCGGCATTCCGGATATTCAACTTGCTTTGAAAGACGGTTATACAACCGGCTCTGGTCTGGGACTGGGTCTTAGCGGAGCGAAGCGACTGATGAGCGAGTTCCACATCAGCTCAAAAGTCGGAGAAGGAACTAAAGTCGTTATCACCCGGTGGAAGTAG
- a CDS encoding STAS domain-containing protein gives MERIPILKMGEYLLVSIQVDMHDRLALALQEDLTARISETGAHGVLIDISSLEIVDSFIGRMISNIAAMARIMDAETVVVGMRPAVAITLVELGLSMPGVRTALNVEKGMELLRATATTSRVRVSRDTRRS, from the coding sequence ATGGAACGAATACCAATTTTAAAAATGGGAGAGTACCTGCTGGTTTCGATCCAGGTGGACATGCATGACCGGCTGGCGCTCGCTCTGCAGGAAGACCTGACGGCGCGAATTTCGGAGACCGGCGCGCACGGGGTACTTATCGACATTTCCAGCCTGGAGATTGTGGATTCATTCATCGGCAGGATGATCAGCAACATCGCCGCAATGGCACGAATCATGGATGCAGAGACGGTAGTCGTGGGAATGCGTCCGGCGGTGGCGATCACTCTGGTTGAACTTGGACTATCAATGCCCGGAGTTCGTACGGCGCTGAATGTCGAAAAAGGGATGGAATTGCTGCGAGCTACTGCCACGACGAGCAGGGTGAGGGTATCACGTGACACCCGTCGTTCCTGA
- a CDS encoding STAS domain-containing protein, which yields MSRIADVLRQHEAEILNSWMQQMPSSTRRSELIGEKEFREQCTQFIRLLQEAAQKGDLGDLHQSHWSPIKEFLRDVTRTRVQQGFTPSQVATFVFSFKQPLFEQLRKDLASKPLDLAEETWRSNLGLDELGLFTTEVYQESREEVIRMQQQEMLELSTPVVKLWEGILALPLIGTLDSARTQVVMETLLEKIVETGSGVAIIDITGVPTVDTLVAQHLIKTVTAARLMGADCIISGIRPQIAQTIVHLGVGLGDVTTKASLADAFAVALLRTGLQISTRNA from the coding sequence TTGAGTCGAATTGCCGACGTTTTGAGACAGCACGAAGCGGAAATTCTCAACAGTTGGATGCAACAGATGCCGTCTTCCACCAGGCGTTCAGAACTGATTGGGGAGAAAGAGTTTAGGGAGCAATGTACCCAGTTTATTCGCCTTTTACAGGAAGCGGCGCAGAAGGGTGATCTCGGCGACCTTCACCAATCGCACTGGTCTCCGATCAAGGAGTTTCTGCGCGACGTCACCCGCACACGGGTCCAGCAGGGCTTTACGCCGTCGCAGGTCGCGACATTCGTCTTTTCATTCAAACAGCCCCTGTTTGAGCAATTAAGGAAAGACCTTGCGTCGAAGCCGCTTGATCTGGCGGAAGAGACTTGGCGCAGCAACCTAGGACTGGACGAACTAGGCTTATTCACGACGGAGGTTTACCAGGAATCGCGGGAAGAAGTTATCCGCATGCAGCAGCAGGAGATGCTGGAACTTTCGACCCCAGTTGTGAAGTTGTGGGAGGGCATCCTGGCACTGCCGCTGATCGGGACGCTTGATAGCGCACGCACGCAGGTTGTGATGGAAACGCTGCTGGAAAAGATCGTAGAGACCGGGTCGGGAGTGGCGATCATCGACATTACCGGTGTCCCGACAGTGGACACTCTGGTTGCCCAGCATCTGATCAAAACGGTGACAGCGGCGAGGCTGATGGGCGCGGACTGCATCATCAGCGGTATCCGTCCGCAGATAGCACAAACCATTGTTCATCTTGGCGTGGGCCTGGGCGACGTTACGACGAAAGCCAGCTTGGCCGACGCGTTTGCGGTGGCGTTGTTGCGCACCGGACTGCAAATCAGTACTCGAAACGCATAG
- a CDS encoding response regulator, protein MQKSQNPNTILIVDDNEVHRYALSRLLQSRNYGVLIAANGSQALEAVKQSPSMVLMDIHLPDTTGYKVLEELRSRPETASLPVILMSATEPAPQARNTAASLGVQSFLTLPVSPDDLWIVIEATLRRQQRRTT, encoded by the coding sequence ATGCAAAAATCTCAGAATCCGAACACAATTCTCATCGTTGATGACAACGAAGTGCACCGGTACGCCCTTTCCCGGCTGCTTCAATCGCGGAATTATGGCGTCCTGATCGCCGCGAACGGTAGCCAGGCTTTGGAAGCGGTGAAGCAGTCCCCTTCCATGGTCCTGATGGATATACACCTTCCTGACACCACTGGCTACAAGGTACTGGAAGAGCTCCGTAGCCGTCCCGAAACTGCATCCCTGCCTGTCATTCTGATGAGCGCTACCGAACCTGCCCCTCAGGCACGCAACACCGCCGCCTCTCTTGGAGTTCAGTCTTTCCTGACCCTGCCCGTCAGCCCCGATGACCTTTGGATCGTCATCGAAGCCACCCTCCGCAGACAACAACGCCGGACCACTTAG
- a CDS encoding efflux RND transporter permease subunit yields MNIAELFIRRPVMTTLVMIAILVFGILAYEQLPVSDLPNVDFPTIQVNASLPGASPETMASAVATPLEKQFSTIAGVDQMTSTSQLGSTSITLQFALDRNIDAAAQDVQSMIAKSQRDLPRDMPAPPSYQKVNPADQPILYMAVSSPTMRLSDVNEYAETLIGQRISMVSGVAQVNVYGAQKYAVRAQLDPRKLASAQVGIDEVSAAVQKGNVNLPTGTLWGSKQAYVVQANGQLTSADQYRPLIVAYRNGKPIRLEQLGNVFDSVENDKTATWFAKEDHNLNRAMVLAVQKQPGTNTVEVVDNIRKLLPGFRSQMPAAVSLDIMYDRSKSIRESVEDVKFTLYLSLVLVILVIFLFLRNLSATIIPSLALPFSIIATFAVMYQLGYSLDNLSLMALTLSVGFVVDDAIVMLENIVRHMEMGEGPMQAALRGSREIGFTIVSMTISLAAVFLPFLFMGGIVGRLLHEFAVTIAAAILVSGFVSLSLTPMMCSRLLKGNGHSKEVKHGRMYMVLERFFDGLLKGYDHTLQFVLRHRFATMVLSMVLIVVTVMLFRSMPTGFLPSEDQGQIYAATEGPQGISFKDMAAHQVDVSKAVLNSPEGKYINSFMTIAGRGASNSGMMVMRFIPREERPHVDEIMQRLRPVIAKVPGINVYMQNPPPIRIGGQMTKSQYQFTLQGPDTDQLYQSAPKLEEELRKIPGLQDVTSDLQLKNPQVNIDIDRDKAAALGLSAQQIEDALYTAYGSRQISTIYAPNNAYRVIMELQPEYQLDPTALSMLYIRSSVPASNNPSLQMPNAQGNTGSGGGSTGQLIPVSTVAKITKSLGPMTINHLGQLPAVTLSFNLKPGTPLGQAVDQVNKVATEVLPDTITTSFQGTAQAFQSSFRGLGLLLVMAIAVIYIVLGILYESFIHPITILSGLPAAGMGALITLKLFNVDLNLYSFVGIIMLVGIVKKNAIMMIDFALESQRSGQPAEEAIYHGALVRFRPIMMTTMAALMGTLPIALGYGAGAESRRPLGLAVVGGLVVSQLLTLFITPVFYIYMERLQGFFRRRFGKSKSTTSRQQPEYVSAD; encoded by the coding sequence ATGAACATAGCGGAACTATTTATTCGCCGTCCGGTCATGACGACGCTGGTCATGATCGCGATTCTCGTATTCGGCATCCTGGCGTACGAACAGCTTCCGGTGAGCGACCTACCGAACGTGGATTTTCCGACGATCCAGGTGAACGCCAGCCTGCCGGGCGCAAGTCCGGAGACGATGGCATCGGCGGTGGCAACACCACTGGAAAAGCAGTTCTCGACGATTGCCGGCGTGGACCAGATGACGTCCACGAGCCAGTTGGGAAGCACGTCGATTACGCTGCAGTTCGCGCTGGACCGCAACATCGATGCGGCGGCACAGGACGTGCAGTCGATGATTGCGAAGTCGCAACGCGATCTTCCGCGCGATATGCCCGCACCGCCGTCGTATCAGAAAGTGAACCCGGCGGACCAGCCCATCCTATATATGGCGGTAAGTTCGCCGACGATGCGGCTGTCCGACGTGAATGAATACGCGGAGACCCTGATCGGCCAGCGCATTTCGATGGTGAGCGGCGTGGCGCAGGTGAACGTCTACGGCGCGCAAAAGTACGCGGTGCGAGCGCAACTGGATCCGCGGAAACTGGCGAGCGCGCAAGTGGGCATCGATGAAGTATCGGCAGCGGTGCAGAAGGGAAATGTCAATCTTCCGACCGGCACACTGTGGGGATCGAAGCAGGCGTATGTCGTGCAAGCTAATGGACAGCTGACGAGTGCCGATCAGTACCGTCCGCTGATTGTTGCTTATCGCAACGGCAAGCCGATCCGACTGGAGCAGCTAGGGAACGTTTTCGATTCGGTAGAAAACGACAAGACAGCGACGTGGTTTGCGAAAGAAGACCACAACCTGAACCGCGCGATGGTGCTGGCGGTACAAAAGCAGCCGGGCACGAACACGGTGGAAGTGGTGGACAACATCCGGAAGCTGCTACCGGGTTTCAGGTCGCAGATGCCGGCAGCGGTGAGCCTGGACATCATGTACGACCGCTCGAAATCGATTCGCGAGTCGGTTGAGGATGTGAAGTTCACGCTGTACCTGTCTCTGGTACTGGTGATCCTGGTTATCTTCCTCTTCCTGAGGAACCTGTCGGCGACGATTATTCCAAGTCTTGCGCTGCCGTTTTCGATCATCGCGACATTCGCGGTGATGTACCAGCTTGGGTATTCGCTCGACAACTTGTCATTGATGGCGTTGACGTTGTCGGTGGGGTTCGTGGTGGACGACGCAATCGTGATGCTGGAGAACATCGTCCGCCACATGGAAATGGGCGAAGGCCCGATGCAGGCGGCGTTGAGAGGATCGCGCGAAATCGGATTCACGATCGTGTCGATGACGATCTCACTGGCGGCGGTGTTCCTGCCCTTCCTGTTCATGGGTGGCATCGTGGGGCGGTTGCTGCATGAGTTCGCAGTAACGATTGCGGCGGCGATTTTGGTTTCCGGCTTCGTATCTCTAAGCCTGACGCCGATGATGTGCAGCCGTCTGTTGAAGGGGAACGGTCACAGCAAGGAAGTCAAGCACGGCCGGATGTACATGGTCCTGGAACGGTTCTTCGACGGCCTGCTGAAGGGCTACGACCATACTCTGCAATTCGTGCTGCGTCATCGATTCGCAACGATGGTGCTGTCGATGGTGCTGATCGTCGTGACGGTTATGTTGTTCCGCAGCATGCCGACGGGATTCCTGCCGAGCGAAGACCAGGGACAGATCTATGCGGCTACAGAAGGTCCGCAGGGTATTTCGTTCAAGGACATGGCGGCGCACCAGGTAGACGTATCGAAGGCCGTCCTGAACTCACCGGAAGGGAAGTACATCAACAGCTTCATGACGATCGCGGGCCGCGGGGCCAGCAACTCGGGCATGATGGTGATGCGCTTCATCCCGCGTGAAGAACGCCCGCACGTTGACGAGATCATGCAAAGGCTGCGGCCGGTGATTGCCAAAGTACCGGGCATCAACGTCTACATGCAGAATCCTCCGCCGATCCGTATCGGTGGTCAGATGACCAAGAGCCAATATCAGTTCACGTTGCAGGGGCCGGATACGGATCAACTCTATCAATCGGCTCCGAAGCTGGAAGAAGAGCTGAGGAAGATTCCGGGATTGCAGGACGTGACAAGCGACCTGCAGTTGAAGAACCCGCAGGTGAATATTGATATCGACCGGGACAAGGCGGCGGCGCTGGGCCTTTCCGCGCAACAGATAGAAGACGCGCTTTATACGGCTTACGGTTCGAGACAGATTTCGACGATATACGCGCCGAACAATGCTTATCGCGTGATCATGGAACTGCAGCCGGAGTACCAACTGGATCCGACTGCGCTTTCGATGCTGTATATCCGCAGCAGTGTACCGGCGTCGAACAATCCTTCCTTGCAGATGCCGAATGCCCAAGGCAATACTGGCAGCGGTGGAGGATCGACGGGGCAGTTGATCCCGGTGTCTACGGTGGCAAAGATCACCAAGAGCCTGGGGCCCATGACGATTAACCACCTAGGGCAACTGCCCGCGGTGACGTTGTCATTCAACCTGAAGCCCGGAACACCGCTGGGTCAGGCAGTGGACCAGGTGAATAAGGTCGCAACCGAAGTTCTGCCGGACACGATCACCACGAGTTTTCAGGGTACCGCGCAAGCGTTCCAGTCCTCGTTCCGCGGGCTCGGCCTACTACTCGTGATGGCGATTGCGGTGATTTATATCGTGCTGGGAATCCTGTACGAGAGCTTCATTCACCCGATTACGATTCTTTCGGGACTTCCGGCGGCCGGTATGGGCGCGCTTATTACGCTCAAGTTGTTTAATGTCGACCTGAATTTGTATTCGTTCGTGGGCATCATCATGCTGGTCGGTATCGTGAAGAAGAACGCCATCATGATGATCGACTTCGCCCTCGAATCGCAGCGTTCCGGGCAGCCTGCCGAAGAGGCTATCTATCACGGCGCGCTGGTTCGCTTCCGTCCGATCATGATGACCACGATGGCAGCCCTGATGGGTACGCTGCCCATCGCCCTTGGATATGGCGCAGGTGCGGAGTCGAGGCGTCCGCTGGGCCTGGCAGTCGTAGGCGGCCTGGTGGTGTCCCAGTTACTGACGCTGTTCATTACGCCGGTGTTTTACATCTACATGGAGCGCCTGCAAGGGTTCTTCCGGAGACGCTTTGGAAAATCGAAGAGCACTACGTCACGGCAGCAACCGGAGTACGTTTCGGCGGACTAG
- a CDS encoding efflux RND transporter periplasmic adaptor subunit: MKTLHKAGNIRHFFLFAVICLSLGLLAGCQKKEAAPQGRPAVPVTVANVEQRNMPLQVTAIGTVEPFSTVQIRTQVTGQLTGVHFKEGDDVRKGQLLFELDRRPLEADLKKAEGQLARDLASLANAKAQAARYDALFKAGVISREQYEQQQTQQETFAAAVEADRAAVEYAKVQLTYTKIYAPIDGRTGNLIVHEGNMVKANDTPALVVINKIQPVYVTFSVPESELHQIKQFNAKKQLAVEARIAGDPKPSTGKLTFIDNEVDSATGTIRLKGEFANGDRRLWPGAFSDVSLTLANEPNAVVVPTAALQNGQQGQYVFVVKSDKSVELRNVSIDRGNDKVSVVHSGLQPGETVVTDGQVRLVPGAKIELSNKPTSAAEQPAAVTQGSGS, translated from the coding sequence ATGAAAACCCTTCATAAGGCCGGAAACATCCGGCACTTTTTCTTATTTGCAGTGATTTGTTTGAGTCTTGGACTACTTGCGGGGTGCCAGAAGAAAGAAGCGGCGCCACAGGGGCGTCCGGCGGTGCCGGTCACGGTAGCGAACGTGGAGCAACGCAACATGCCGTTGCAAGTGACGGCGATCGGCACGGTGGAGCCCTTCTCGACGGTACAGATAAGGACTCAGGTAACCGGACAGTTAACCGGCGTGCATTTCAAAGAAGGCGATGACGTCAGGAAAGGACAGTTGTTGTTCGAACTTGACCGGCGCCCGCTTGAAGCGGACCTGAAGAAGGCAGAAGGGCAACTGGCCCGCGACCTGGCATCGCTGGCGAACGCGAAAGCCCAAGCAGCCAGGTACGACGCGCTGTTCAAGGCGGGCGTGATTTCCCGCGAACAGTACGAACAGCAACAAACGCAGCAGGAGACTTTTGCGGCGGCGGTGGAGGCCGATAGGGCCGCCGTGGAATACGCCAAGGTACAGCTGACGTATACGAAGATTTACGCGCCGATCGATGGGCGCACGGGGAACCTGATCGTCCACGAAGGAAACATGGTGAAGGCGAACGATACACCGGCGCTGGTGGTTATCAATAAGATCCAGCCGGTGTATGTGACGTTCTCCGTGCCTGAGAGCGAACTGCACCAGATCAAACAATTCAACGCGAAGAAGCAGCTTGCGGTGGAAGCAAGGATCGCGGGTGATCCGAAGCCTTCGACCGGAAAGCTAACGTTCATCGATAACGAGGTTGACAGCGCGACAGGGACGATCCGGCTGAAAGGCGAGTTCGCGAATGGCGACCGTCGGTTGTGGCCGGGTGCGTTTTCAGATGTGTCGCTCACATTGGCGAACGAGCCGAACGCTGTGGTGGTGCCAACGGCCGCGCTGCAGAATGGGCAGCAGGGCCAGTACGTTTTTGTAGTAAAGAGCGACAAGAGCGTTGAATTGAGAAACGTTTCGATCGACAGAGGCAACGACAAAGTTTCGGTTGTGCATTCGGGTCTTCAACCGGGTGAAACAGTTGTGACGGATGGTCAAGTCCGGCTGGTTCCGGGGGCAAAGATCGAACTGTCCAACAAGCCTACCTCGGCTGCGGAACAGCCGGCAGCGGTGACGCAAGGAAGCGGTTCATGA
- a CDS encoding TetR/AcrR family transcriptional regulator, whose amino-acid sequence MATTTHIRVAAEDRRQQIIDVAREMFADKGFTGTTTRELAEGAGINEALIFRHFESKEDLYWSVIQSIIDMRGKIERLRELLNAGLDERETLELVAREILNRNVQLTRLLFYSVLERHELSDRFFKTHAVEYHEIVAEYMSKRMRAGRFRSMDPLLAARSFIAMFAYHFQIQELFGGRHLREFEPSEVVRNLVDIWLSGMQRSKSKKTGIKRTRYPETAAR is encoded by the coding sequence ATGGCCACCACGACACATATCAGGGTTGCGGCAGAGGACAGACGTCAGCAAATTATCGATGTGGCACGCGAGATGTTTGCCGATAAAGGCTTCACCGGAACCACCACCCGTGAGCTCGCCGAAGGTGCCGGAATCAACGAGGCACTGATCTTCCGACATTTTGAAAGCAAAGAGGATCTCTACTGGTCCGTGATCCAAAGCATCATCGACATGCGGGGGAAGATCGAACGCCTGCGTGAACTCTTGAACGCTGGACTGGACGAACGAGAGACTCTTGAGCTGGTAGCGCGGGAGATCCTGAACCGCAATGTTCAGCTGACGCGGCTTCTGTTCTACAGCGTTCTGGAGCGGCACGAACTCTCAGATCGTTTCTTCAAAACGCATGCGGTGGAGTATCACGAGATCGTGGCCGAATACATGAGCAAACGGATGAGAGCTGGCCGGTTCCGGAGCATGGATCCGCTATTGGCTGCGCGTTCGTTCATCGCGATGTTTGCGTACCATTTCCAAATCCAGGAATTGTTCGGCGGTAGGCACCTGCGAGAGTTTGAACCTTCCGAAGTGGTTCGCAATCTAGTTGATATATGGCTGAGTGGAATGCAACGGAGCAAAAGCAAAAAGACTGGCATTAAGCGCACGAGATACCCGGAGACAGCAGCACGATGA